One Mailhella massiliensis DNA segment encodes these proteins:
- the asnS gene encoding asparagine--tRNA ligase: MQRTSISEALASAGPRAGITVCGWVRTRRDSKGFAFLELNDGSCLKNLQCIIDEGTQAWGALEGVNTGAAVSVCGDLVESPGKGQKWEVHARNMTVFGLADPAVFPLQKKRHSDEFLRTIAHLRARTNKYGAAFRIRSEAALAVHDYFRSLGYYYVHAPILTGSDCEGAGEMFRVTTLPVDGGPKPESGNVFENDFFGKQASLTVSGQLEAEALACALGKVYNFGPTFRAEHSYTPRHAAEFWMVEPEAAFNDLWDNMELAEGLIRHVVRHTVETCADDVALFDKFVSPGLLDGLRDMMEKKYARISYRDAVKLLQESGRKFEYPVSFGTDLQTEHERFLAEEYFRSPVTVYDYPKDIKAFYMRMNDDNETVAAMDLLVPRIGELVGGSQREERLDRLVARIAELGQKEEDYWWYLDLRRFGSVPHSGFGMGFERMIMLLTGISNIRDVLPFPRTTGSLEF, from the coding sequence ATGCAGCGTACCAGTATCAGCGAAGCTCTGGCTTCCGCCGGACCGCGCGCCGGCATTACCGTATGCGGATGGGTGAGAACCCGCCGCGATTCCAAGGGATTTGCCTTTCTTGAACTCAACGACGGTTCCTGCCTGAAGAACCTGCAGTGCATCATCGACGAGGGCACGCAGGCCTGGGGCGCCCTTGAGGGCGTGAACACGGGCGCAGCGGTGAGCGTTTGCGGCGACCTTGTGGAATCTCCCGGCAAGGGACAGAAGTGGGAAGTCCATGCCCGGAACATGACGGTGTTCGGCCTTGCCGATCCGGCGGTGTTCCCTCTTCAGAAAAAGCGCCATTCCGATGAATTTCTGCGCACCATCGCGCACCTTCGCGCCCGTACCAACAAGTACGGCGCGGCCTTCCGCATCCGTTCCGAGGCGGCGCTCGCCGTGCACGACTATTTCCGTTCCCTCGGCTACTATTATGTTCATGCGCCCATCCTCACCGGCTCCGACTGCGAGGGCGCGGGCGAGATGTTCCGCGTGACCACGCTTCCCGTGGACGGCGGGCCGAAGCCGGAATCCGGCAACGTGTTTGAAAACGACTTCTTCGGCAAGCAGGCCAGCCTTACGGTGTCGGGCCAGCTTGAGGCCGAGGCCCTGGCCTGCGCGCTGGGCAAGGTGTACAACTTCGGCCCCACCTTCCGCGCCGAACATTCCTACACTCCGCGTCACGCCGCCGAGTTCTGGATGGTGGAACCCGAAGCCGCCTTCAACGACCTGTGGGACAACATGGAACTGGCCGAAGGGCTGATCCGCCATGTGGTGCGTCACACGGTGGAGACCTGCGCGGACGACGTGGCCCTGTTCGACAAGTTCGTCTCTCCCGGCCTTCTGGACGGACTCAGAGACATGATGGAAAAGAAGTATGCCCGCATCAGCTACCGCGACGCGGTAAAGCTCCTGCAGGAAAGCGGCAGGAAGTTCGAGTATCCCGTGTCTTTCGGTACCGACCTGCAGACCGAGCATGAACGCTTCCTTGCCGAGGAATATTTCCGCTCTCCCGTAACGGTGTACGACTATCCCAAGGACATCAAGGCGTTCTACATGCGCATGAACGACGACAACGAGACCGTGGCCGCCATGGACCTTCTCGTTCCCCGCATCGGCGAGCTTGTGGGCGGCAGCCAGAGAGAAGAACGCCTCGACCGCCTTGTGGCCCGCATTGCGGAGCTCGGACAGAAGGAAGAGGATTACTGGTGGTATCTCGACCTGCGCCGCTTCGGCAGCGTGCCTCATTCCGGCTTCGGCATGGGCTTTGAACGCATGATCATGCTGCTCACGGGTATTTCCAATATCCGCGACGTGCTTCCCTTCCCCCGTACCACGGGTTCTCTGGAGTTCTGA